A region from the Maniola jurtina chromosome 20, ilManJurt1.1, whole genome shotgun sequence genome encodes:
- the LOC123875989 gene encoding uncharacterized protein LOC123875989 → MIRITLIWAAVVASHLCLASPIADPEPFGLGGGHKTHVKILIPQEVHTVHHHHVEKVPVFHEVPVIKTVPVYHEVPVVKHVPIVKTVPVPIVNTVHVEKPVFIPVKEHLSLWH, encoded by the exons ATGATCCGTATTACT tTAATCTGGGCCGCAGTGGTCGCCAGCCATCTTTGCTTGGCCTCTCCGATTGCTGACCCTGAACCCTTTGGGCTAGGAGGCGGCCACAAGACTCA TGTAAAGATCCTCATCCCCCAGGAAGTCCACACGGTGCACCACCATCACGTCGAGAAAGTACCAGTATTCCATGAAGTACCAGTTATCAAAACAGTACCCGTGTACCACGAGGTTCCGGTCGTCAAACACGTGCCGATAGTCAAAACCGTGCCTGTACCTATTGTCAACACTGTACATGTTGAGAAACCTGTTTTCATACCAGTGAAAGAGCATCTCAGCTTATGGCACTGA